The following coding sequences are from one Sandaracinaceae bacterium window:
- a CDS encoding metal-dependent hydrolase, whose translation MARVPTVRPLSRPRLEELPLDWYGGDLDVSLFWDALSAVFPEGERFFVRAVKAHREAALGDAELLARIDAFVGQEAAHGFAHMALNQHVAGAGRVEERLRWILRDGAEALLTPRQRLGVTCALEHFTALLAAQLLEDPRHRAAIDERVLPLWLWHAFEEVEHADVAFDVYLAAGGTLTERRATMALTTALFVAFMLWFYGMLAADVGRARRPASWWRVARFLWLDPGLTRRLLPDYLAYYRAGFHPSEKRVDALLERWRERLFGDGGIVPLRAARA comes from the coding sequence ATGGCCCGCGTCCCCACCGTCCGCCCGCTCTCCCGTCCGCGCCTCGAGGAGCTGCCGCTCGACTGGTACGGGGGCGACCTCGACGTCTCGCTCTTCTGGGACGCGCTCAGCGCGGTGTTCCCGGAGGGCGAGCGCTTCTTCGTGCGCGCGGTGAAGGCTCACCGTGAGGCGGCGCTCGGGGACGCCGAGCTGCTCGCGCGCATCGACGCCTTCGTGGGGCAGGAGGCCGCGCACGGCTTCGCCCACATGGCGCTCAACCAGCACGTCGCGGGCGCGGGTCGGGTCGAAGAGAGGCTGCGCTGGATCCTGCGAGACGGGGCGGAGGCGCTCCTGACCCCGCGCCAGCGTCTCGGCGTGACGTGCGCGCTCGAGCACTTCACCGCGCTGCTCGCCGCGCAGCTCCTCGAGGACCCACGGCACCGCGCCGCGATCGATGAGCGGGTGCTGCCGCTCTGGCTCTGGCACGCGTTCGAAGAGGTGGAGCACGCCGACGTCGCGTTCGACGTCTACCTCGCCGCGGGCGGCACGCTGACCGAGCGCCGCGCCACGATGGCGCTGACCACCGCGCTCTTCGTCGCCTTCATGCTCTGGTTCTACGGCATGCTGGCCGCCGACGTCGGACGCGCGCGGCGCCCCGCGAGCTGGTGGCGGGTGGCGCGCTTCCTCTGGCTCGACCCGGGGCTCACGAGGCGGCTCCTCCCCGACTACCTCGCGTACTACCGCGCCGGCTTCCACCCGTCCGAGAAGCGGGTCGACGCGCTGCTCGAGCGCTGGCGCGAGCGGCTGTTCGGCGACGGAGGGATCGTGCCGCTCCGCGCCGCGCGCGCGTGA
- a CDS encoding HEAT repeat domain-containing protein produces the protein MMILDETLRSGPRRGWIALLLVLIPATAQADAVSDAEAQLRAPDAESVRAGIAALGATGDARAVPVLVARIEDGLPAAELMSAVGALVRIGGPRAHAALYTLCRHRNASVRAAALRGLVRTRAPRARAVVVGMLDDDNAAVRAAAVAALDELGPQGALDELLLLARRGQAEAAALLGRRASRAELRRLLGRLEAGDEDTLGGAVALWLTREDLPARSRVEVVERFAALGDHARTELLRRVGELPESDPARVRVEELEAQAAIDAEGGAR, from the coding sequence ATGATGATCCTCGATGAGACCCTCCGGTCGGGGCCACGCAGGGGCTGGATCGCGCTCCTGCTCGTCCTCATCCCGGCCACGGCCCAGGCAGACGCGGTCTCGGACGCGGAGGCCCAGCTGCGCGCCCCGGACGCGGAGAGCGTCCGCGCCGGCATCGCGGCCCTCGGGGCGACGGGAGACGCGCGGGCGGTCCCGGTCCTGGTTGCGCGCATCGAAGACGGGCTCCCGGCCGCCGAGCTGATGAGCGCGGTCGGCGCCCTCGTGCGCATCGGTGGCCCGCGCGCTCACGCCGCGCTCTACACGCTCTGCCGCCATCGGAACGCGTCCGTGCGGGCGGCCGCGCTGCGCGGCCTGGTGCGGACCCGAGCGCCGAGAGCGCGCGCGGTCGTGGTGGGCATGCTCGACGACGACAACGCCGCCGTGCGCGCGGCGGCGGTGGCGGCCCTCGACGAGCTGGGTCCGCAGGGCGCGCTCGACGAGCTGCTCCTGCTCGCGCGCCGCGGGCAGGCCGAGGCGGCCGCGTTGCTCGGTCGCCGCGCGAGCCGCGCGGAGCTGCGGCGGCTCCTCGGGCGGCTCGAGGCCGGCGACGAGGACACGCTCGGCGGGGCCGTCGCGCTCTGGCTGACGAGAGAGGACCTGCCGGCGCGCTCCCGGGTGGAGGTCGTCGAGCGGTTCGCGGCCCTCGGGGACCACGCGCGCACCGAGCTGTTGCGGAGGGTCGGCGAGCTGCCCGAGTCCGACCCGGCCCGCGTGCGCGTCGAGGAGCTCGAGGCCCAGGCGGCGATCGACGCGGAAGGGGGTGCCCGATGA
- a CDS encoding 2-hydroxyglutaryl-CoA dehydratase — translation MEELDIEQELAKFEAEQRAALGLAAESKEQWTDEMVDPFFSAKQKAHTEILVGGLTMAHDYLVEGGLTGLGYTVRSLECPDTKALRFGKEFGNRGQCNPTYFTVGNLVKELCRLRDEEGMTAEYVIEHYVFLTAGACGPCRFGMYVTEYRKALRDAGFDGFRVLLFQQTGGLKQASGEELGLKLDPTFFITIGQCLFAGDILNLLSYRVRPYEVEEGATDRAFIAAKKEVYDALSKRSSILAALWRGRKHFANVEVDKLRAKPSVAVLGEFWAMTTEGDGNYHLQRFLEEEGAEVSIQVIANLLLYNLWEFRHDTKARMKLKGADGGNFGLKDSDVGLTLAGLYLGEIALRAWWQGWAHLTGLNAHHLPDMDLVAKAGHSFYNQELRGGEGHMEVAKLILNVVKNKAHMTLSVKPFGCMPSSGVSDGVQSVVTERYPDAIFCAVETSGDGAVNFYSRVQMFLFKARQRAQAEYEQALAESGVTEDEIRAFVKGTHYASPFFKPPHHHAGTGADFVRHVGPLVKAGRLGRAKIHATRFAQGVKKTLTEEIPASYGRLREVAPYLPALVRYVGVEARDYLPVIQEGLEKMVEGLVKPTDEEEQAIHRAEEAAAVIPKQPVRAPAASLPVMA, via the coding sequence ATGGAAGAGCTAGACATCGAGCAAGAGCTCGCGAAGTTCGAGGCCGAGCAGCGCGCCGCACTCGGCCTCGCCGCCGAGTCGAAGGAGCAGTGGACCGACGAGATGGTCGATCCCTTCTTCAGCGCGAAGCAGAAGGCGCACACCGAGATCCTCGTCGGCGGCCTCACCATGGCCCACGACTACCTCGTCGAGGGCGGCCTGACGGGCCTCGGGTACACCGTGCGCTCGCTCGAGTGCCCGGACACCAAGGCGCTCCGCTTCGGCAAGGAGTTCGGCAACCGCGGCCAGTGCAACCCGACCTACTTCACGGTCGGAAACCTCGTCAAGGAGCTGTGCCGTCTCCGCGACGAGGAGGGCATGACGGCCGAGTACGTCATCGAGCACTACGTCTTCCTGACGGCGGGCGCGTGCGGCCCGTGCCGCTTCGGCATGTACGTCACCGAGTACCGCAAGGCGCTCCGGGACGCGGGCTTCGACGGCTTCCGCGTGCTGCTCTTCCAGCAGACCGGCGGCCTCAAGCAGGCGAGCGGCGAGGAGCTCGGGCTCAAGCTCGACCCGACCTTCTTCATCACCATCGGCCAGTGCCTCTTCGCGGGCGACATCCTCAACCTCCTGAGCTACCGGGTCCGCCCCTACGAGGTCGAGGAGGGCGCCACCGACCGCGCCTTCATCGCGGCCAAGAAGGAGGTCTACGACGCGCTCTCCAAGCGGAGCTCCATCCTCGCCGCGCTCTGGCGCGGCCGGAAGCACTTCGCGAACGTCGAGGTCGACAAGCTCCGCGCGAAGCCCTCGGTCGCCGTGCTCGGCGAGTTCTGGGCGATGACCACCGAGGGTGACGGCAACTACCACCTTCAGCGCTTCCTCGAGGAGGAGGGCGCCGAGGTCTCGATCCAGGTCATCGCGAACCTGCTCCTCTACAACCTCTGGGAGTTCCGCCACGACACCAAGGCGCGCATGAAGCTCAAGGGCGCGGACGGCGGCAACTTCGGCCTGAAGGACAGCGACGTCGGCCTCACCCTCGCCGGGCTCTACCTCGGTGAGATCGCGCTCCGCGCGTGGTGGCAGGGCTGGGCGCACCTGACCGGCCTCAACGCGCACCACCTCCCCGACATGGACCTCGTCGCGAAGGCGGGCCACAGCTTCTACAACCAGGAGCTCCGCGGCGGCGAGGGCCACATGGAGGTGGCGAAGCTCATCCTCAACGTGGTGAAGAACAAGGCGCACATGACGCTCAGCGTGAAGCCCTTCGGCTGCATGCCCTCGAGCGGCGTGTCGGACGGCGTGCAGAGCGTCGTGACCGAGCGCTACCCCGACGCCATCTTCTGCGCGGTGGAGACGAGCGGCGACGGCGCCGTCAACTTCTACTCCCGCGTACAGATGTTCCTCTTCAAGGCCCGTCAGCGCGCGCAGGCCGAGTACGAGCAGGCGCTCGCCGAGTCCGGGGTCACCGAGGACGAGATCCGCGCCTTCGTGAAGGGCACCCACTACGCGAGCCCGTTCTTCAAGCCCCCGCACCACCACGCCGGCACCGGCGCGGACTTCGTGCGCCACGTCGGCCCGCTCGTGAAGGCGGGACGCCTCGGCCGCGCGAAGATCCACGCGACGCGCTTCGCGCAGGGCGTCAAGAAGACGCTCACCGAGGAGATCCCGGCCTCCTACGGCCGCCTCCGCGAGGTCGCGCCCTACCTCCCCGCGCTCGTCCGCTACGTCGGCGTCGAGGCCCGCGACTACCTCCCCGTCATCCAGGAGGGACTCGAGAAGATGGTCGAAGGCCTCGTCAAGCCCACCGACGAGGAGGAGCAGGCGATCCACCGCGCCGAAGAGGCGGCGGCGGTGATCCCGAAGCAGCCCGTGCGCGCGCCGGCCGCGTCGCTCCCCGTCATGGCCTGA
- a CDS encoding BadF/BadG/BcrA/BcrD ATPase family protein, with protein MDKPIVIGMDVGSTTVKACVVDPESKEILWHDYERHHTKQPEKVLEFLVRIGQAFPEVAREDVRVFITGSGGGPLAVPTGAKFVQEVNAVTLAVETLHPDAGSVVELGGQDAKIIIFKEGENGDKTATCSMNDKCASGTGATIDKCMIKVGMPPAETVKLHFDESKLHHVAAKCGVFAETDIVNLVKTGIPSTEILCSLADAIVMQNLSVLTRGNTLKPKVLLLGGPNTYLPFLQECWRKRIPEIWEERGFDYPKDVPLDELIPVPKNAELYAAYGAVMYGLHEAADVGRYLGLQGLERYITEGRKERLGESAGPPLATDKSELDGFIEAYRIPKFHPVSFEAGQTVRAIVGLDGGSTSSKAVLLSEDGEILRKAYTLSKGNPIQDTKDLLRELRDGVRADGAELEVVGFGATGYAADVLEETVMADVNIVETVAHMMSATHFFGDIDVICDIGGQDIKVLFMENGDIKSFKLSNQCSAGNGMLLQAMADQFGLPVTKYAETAFEAELAPKFSYGCAVFLDTDRVNFQKEGFSKEELLAGLAQVLPKNVWQYVVGVPRLAALGRKFVLQGGTQYNMAAVKAQVDYIKERVPGAEVYVHPHSGEAGAIGAAMETLRVIKRKGKSRFVGLDAAIDLEYTTKNDEETVCHFCPNECSRTFIDATRPDGSTARYISGFSCEKGTVESKEAMLDLVRERKAIMKEFPNLVTYEALKAFQKRKDLDEMPAAGTPIDDLEVKQTFWGQIQRTKIERPFERASEEVYAKRRRWRLGMPRVLNMYSTGPFWMAYFQGLGVDPRNIVWSDESGEEMFAEGGKYGSVDPCYPSKVAQAHFHNLFFKHHEEKPLDAIFFPILTHVPCFIEHAVDHTSCPIVAGTPDVMKAAFTKEQDFFATRGIRYYDPSISFVEKVRMKQVLFETFKDALDLTEDESNWALDQATAALERFDQDVQAKGKAILDQVEYENRVAILMIGRPYHLDPGLHHGIPDEFQVLGYPILSIRSIPKDREWLQRFFQEDLDKGLIQSPLDINDVWPENYSANSAMKVWATKFAARHPNVVLLDVSSFKCGHDAPTFGIIDRIVEKSAVPYSALHDLDANKPGGSIKIRVKTYAHSLKLHEERLEDIAKKKDELSRRIDEKRLELLRMKQEQLATHRRRDPALEAQIDEVSERLASYVRDADPDKDAREKAQKGLIKLGKKTADGGLVRV; from the coding sequence GTGGACAAGCCGATCGTCATCGGAATGGACGTGGGCTCGACGACCGTGAAGGCGTGCGTCGTGGACCCGGAGTCCAAAGAGATCCTCTGGCACGACTACGAGCGCCACCACACGAAGCAGCCCGAGAAGGTGCTCGAGTTCCTGGTGCGCATCGGCCAGGCGTTCCCGGAGGTCGCGCGCGAGGACGTGCGCGTCTTCATCACGGGCTCGGGCGGCGGGCCGCTCGCGGTGCCGACCGGGGCGAAGTTCGTCCAGGAGGTCAACGCGGTCACGCTCGCGGTGGAGACGCTCCACCCCGACGCGGGCAGCGTGGTCGAGCTGGGCGGCCAGGACGCCAAGATCATCATCTTCAAGGAGGGGGAGAACGGCGACAAGACCGCCACCTGCTCCATGAACGACAAGTGCGCGTCCGGGACGGGCGCCACCATCGACAAGTGCATGATCAAGGTGGGCATGCCGCCGGCCGAGACGGTCAAGCTGCACTTCGACGAGTCGAAGCTGCACCACGTCGCGGCCAAGTGCGGCGTCTTCGCCGAGACCGACATCGTCAACCTGGTCAAGACGGGCATCCCGTCCACCGAGATCCTCTGCTCGCTCGCCGACGCGATCGTGATGCAGAACCTCTCGGTCCTGACCCGCGGCAACACGCTCAAGCCGAAGGTGCTGCTCCTCGGTGGGCCCAACACGTACCTGCCGTTCCTGCAGGAGTGCTGGCGCAAGCGCATCCCGGAGATCTGGGAGGAGCGCGGCTTCGACTACCCGAAGGACGTGCCGCTCGACGAACTGATCCCGGTGCCGAAGAACGCGGAGCTCTACGCGGCGTACGGCGCGGTGATGTACGGGCTGCACGAGGCGGCCGACGTGGGCCGCTACCTCGGGCTGCAGGGCCTCGAGCGCTACATCACCGAGGGCCGCAAGGAGCGCCTGGGCGAGAGCGCGGGCCCGCCGCTGGCCACCGACAAGAGCGAGCTGGACGGCTTCATCGAGGCCTACCGGATCCCGAAGTTCCACCCCGTCTCCTTCGAGGCGGGGCAGACCGTGCGCGCGATCGTGGGCCTCGACGGCGGCTCGACGTCGAGCAAGGCGGTCCTCCTGAGCGAGGACGGCGAGATCCTCCGCAAGGCGTACACGCTGTCCAAGGGCAACCCGATCCAGGACACCAAGGATCTCCTGCGCGAGCTGCGCGACGGGGTCCGGGCGGACGGCGCGGAGCTCGAGGTGGTCGGCTTCGGCGCGACCGGCTACGCGGCCGACGTGCTCGAAGAGACGGTCATGGCCGACGTGAACATCGTCGAGACCGTCGCCCACATGATGAGCGCCACGCACTTCTTCGGCGACATCGACGTCATCTGCGACATCGGCGGCCAGGACATCAAGGTCCTGTTCATGGAGAACGGGGACATCAAGTCGTTCAAGCTGAGCAACCAGTGCTCGGCCGGCAACGGCATGCTGCTCCAGGCGATGGCCGACCAGTTCGGCCTGCCCGTCACGAAGTACGCCGAGACCGCCTTCGAGGCGGAGCTCGCGCCGAAGTTCAGCTACGGCTGCGCGGTCTTCCTCGACACCGACCGGGTCAACTTCCAGAAGGAGGGCTTCTCCAAGGAGGAGCTGCTCGCCGGGCTGGCCCAGGTGCTGCCCAAGAACGTCTGGCAGTACGTCGTCGGCGTGCCGCGCCTGGCCGCGCTGGGCCGTAAGTTCGTCTTGCAGGGCGGCACCCAGTACAACATGGCCGCCGTCAAGGCGCAGGTCGACTACATCAAGGAGCGCGTGCCGGGCGCCGAGGTCTACGTGCACCCGCACAGCGGCGAGGCCGGCGCGATCGGCGCGGCCATGGAGACCCTCCGGGTCATCAAGCGCAAGGGCAAGAGCCGCTTCGTCGGCCTCGACGCGGCGATCGACCTCGAATACACGACCAAGAACGACGAAGAGACGGTCTGCCACTTCTGCCCGAACGAGTGCAGCCGGACCTTCATCGACGCCACGCGCCCCGACGGCTCGACCGCCCGCTACATCAGCGGCTTCTCCTGCGAGAAGGGCACCGTCGAGTCGAAGGAGGCGATGCTCGACCTCGTCCGCGAGCGCAAGGCGATCATGAAGGAGTTCCCGAACCTCGTGACCTACGAGGCGCTGAAGGCCTTCCAGAAGCGCAAGGACCTCGACGAGATGCCCGCCGCGGGCACGCCGATCGACGACCTCGAGGTCAAGCAGACCTTCTGGGGACAGATCCAGCGCACCAAGATCGAGCGCCCCTTCGAGCGCGCGTCGGAGGAGGTCTACGCCAAGCGCCGCCGCTGGCGCCTCGGCATGCCGCGCGTCCTGAACATGTACTCCACCGGGCCCTTCTGGATGGCGTACTTCCAGGGCCTCGGGGTCGACCCGCGCAACATCGTCTGGAGCGACGAGTCCGGCGAGGAGATGTTCGCCGAGGGCGGCAAGTACGGCTCGGTCGACCCCTGCTACCCGTCGAAGGTCGCGCAGGCGCACTTCCACAACCTCTTCTTCAAGCACCACGAAGAGAAGCCGCTCGACGCCATCTTCTTCCCGATCCTCACCCACGTGCCGTGCTTCATCGAGCACGCGGTGGACCACACGTCTTGCCCCATCGTGGCCGGCACCCCGGACGTGATGAAGGCGGCGTTCACGAAGGAGCAGGACTTCTTCGCCACCCGCGGGATCCGCTACTACGACCCCTCGATCTCCTTCGTCGAGAAGGTCCGCATGAAGCAGGTCCTCTTCGAGACCTTCAAGGACGCGCTGGACCTGACCGAGGACGAGAGCAACTGGGCCCTCGACCAGGCCACGGCGGCGCTCGAGCGCTTCGACCAGGACGTGCAGGCCAAGGGCAAGGCGATCCTCGATCAGGTCGAGTACGAGAACCGCGTCGCCATCCTGATGATCGGCCGGCCCTACCACCTCGACCCGGGCCTGCACCACGGCATCCCGGACGAGTTCCAGGTGCTCGGCTACCCCATCTTGAGCATCCGCTCGATCCCCAAGGACCGCGAGTGGCTGCAGCGCTTCTTCCAGGAGGACCTCGACAAGGGCCTCATCCAGTCGCCGCTCGACATCAACGACGTGTGGCCGGAGAACTACTCGGCCAACAGCGCGATGAAGGTGTGGGCGACGAAGTTCGCGGCCCGTCACCCGAACGTCGTCTTGCTCGACGTCTCGAGCTTCAAGTGCGGCCATGACGCGCCGACGTTCGGGATCATCGACCGCATCGTCGAGAAGTCCGCGGTGCCCTACTCGGCCCTGCACGACCTCGACGCCAACAAGCCCGGCGGCTCCATCAAGATCCGGGTCAAGACCTACGCGCACTCGCTGAAGCTCCACGAGGAGCGGCTCGAGGACATCGCGAAGAAGAAGGACGAGCTGAGCCGGCGCATCGACGAGAAGCGCCTCGAGCTGTTGCGCATGAAGCAGGAGCAGCTCGCGACCCATCGGCGCCGCGACCCGGCGCTCGAGGCGCAGATCGACGAAGTGAGCGAGCGGCTCGCGTCCTACGTGCGCGACGCCGACCCCGACAAGGACGCGCGCGAGAAGGCCCAGAAGGGCCTGATCAAGCTCGGAAAGAAAACTGCGGACGGCGGTCTCGTCCGCGTCTGA
- a CDS encoding AraC family transcriptional regulator produces MSIRATSPASGAPLERIPAAHALHLADVAEGLGVPRERLFAAWAVTEAELVDPDRWLDVRTLRRWISIARRLSGEEALGLWLGARMQVSNHGSLGFAAMTAPTIRHALDVAIRFIPTRTRALGLSYRVEGARAAITLEERADLGEARDVVLVALVVGIWRIGQALTERTLAGDVDFAFDAPAYAEHFGALAPGTVRFGRPSTRLAFDAALLDTPLVMADPAAHRRACEQCERELHALGPSFAARVRAALAASPPPALEEVARALGVSARTLKRRLAEERVSFGSVRAETLRERALLLLDRGADLDTCAEALGYCDAASFGRAFKRWTGRSPGQLRR; encoded by the coding sequence TTGTCAATTCGGGCCACCTCCCCCGCGAGCGGCGCTCCTCTCGAGCGCATCCCCGCCGCCCACGCGCTGCACCTGGCGGACGTGGCGGAGGGCCTCGGCGTCCCTCGCGAGCGGCTCTTCGCGGCCTGGGCGGTGACGGAGGCGGAGCTGGTGGACCCCGACCGTTGGCTCGACGTGCGCACCCTGCGGCGCTGGATCTCGATCGCGCGACGCCTCTCGGGCGAGGAGGCGCTGGGGCTCTGGCTCGGCGCGCGCATGCAGGTCTCCAACCACGGCAGCCTGGGCTTCGCCGCGATGACCGCGCCCACCATCCGCCACGCCCTCGACGTGGCGATCCGCTTCATCCCGACCCGCACCCGCGCGCTCGGCCTCAGCTATCGGGTGGAGGGGGCGCGCGCCGCGATCACCCTCGAGGAGCGGGCGGATCTCGGCGAGGCGCGCGACGTGGTCCTCGTGGCGCTGGTGGTGGGGATCTGGCGCATCGGGCAGGCCTTGACCGAGCGCACCCTCGCGGGGGACGTCGACTTCGCCTTCGACGCCCCCGCCTACGCCGAGCATTTCGGGGCCCTCGCGCCGGGCACGGTCCGCTTCGGCCGCCCGAGCACGCGCCTCGCCTTCGACGCCGCGCTCCTCGACACGCCGCTCGTCATGGCCGACCCCGCCGCGCACCGCCGCGCCTGCGAGCAGTGCGAGCGGGAGCTCCACGCACTCGGGCCGAGCTTCGCCGCGCGCGTCCGCGCGGCCCTCGCTGCGTCGCCCCCTCCCGCGCTCGAGGAGGTCGCCCGCGCGCTCGGCGTCTCGGCGCGCACCCTCAAGCGCCGCCTCGCGGAGGAGCGCGTCAGCTTCGGGTCGGTGCGAGCCGAGACCCTGCGCGAGCGCGCGCTGCTGCTGCTCGACCGCGGCGCCGACCTCGACACGTGCGCGGAGGCCCTCGGCTACTGCGACGCGGCCAGCTTCGGGCGCGCCTTCAAGCGGTGGACCGGACGCTCGCCCGGCCAGCTCAGGCGCTGA